Sequence from the Raphanus sativus cultivar WK10039 unplaced genomic scaffold, ASM80110v3 Scaffold1082, whole genome shotgun sequence genome:
ACCAGACCCAATACAGCCTTTGGTCGGTATGTAGGTTATAACAACGCAGTCCTCGCGCTGGCTCCCTACGGAGACTATTGGCGTGAGTTACGTAAAATCGCCACCGTCCATCTCTTCTCAAACCAGAGTGTAGAGATGCTTGGTCACATTCGTTATTCGGAAGTAAACGAGTTTCTTAAACACCTATACGGAAGGAGTGGTGGTACTTCGATGGTGAAAATTGACATGTTATTCGAGTTTTTGACCTTCAATATATTCCTTAGGAAGATGGTCGGGAAGACGATTGGATTCGGCAAAGTGAAGAGCGAGGAGTGGCGTTATAAGGAGGCGCTGAAGCGTAGCGAGTACTTGGCTGGGGTTTTCATGATAGGCGACGTGATTCCATGGTTGGGATGGTTGGATTTCGCCAAAATTGGTCAAATGAAAAGAGTGTTTAAAGAGCTTGACTCCCTCATTACTAAGTGGCTCCAAGAACATCTTGAGAAAAGATTGAGAAAAGAGAAGAATCAAGAGAAGACTATCGTGGATCTATTGCTTGACATCTTACCAGAAGATGTTGTGGTCTGTGGACATGTACGCGATGTTATTGTCAAGGCAACTATTTTGGTATGGCAGTTTTAATACTTACTTtaatttggatatatatatatatatatatatatatgaaacacAACATTGGTAATAAGTTGAATAATAAAGTAACtttctaaaactaaaatattaggactataaaattatattaatttaaagggaatttttaaaaactatatttaaaattttatatttaagatatttatttgatttcactgtatcatatatttaaacctcataaattttaatttcatctattttgttagattattagatatatttttatgtattgggagtatataagtatatttatatgtagtttgataagtcattaaaaataatttaaagaaaatagaGCTGAACTTCACTttgatgaaaaaattaaaattaaaatgttttgttaaagctcatttgaaatttatataaattataaatatgatcATTATTAATTTGTGATTTTAATGGACCATATATTATGTAAAGAGTATTCTgaattttattatcttattctTTTATACAATTATGTTTACACTTGAGAACGaaaaagatattaatttattgcGGTAAGTACGTACTAGTAGACCAAGATGAATGTCCGGTTACTTGTTGTAATGTCTGGTTACTTGTTGTAGGTTCTTACACTAACGGGATCAGACAGCACATCTATCACCCTGACATGGGCGATATCACTGCTACTTGACAATCCGACCACTTTAAAAGCAGCACAAGAAGAGATTGACAATACTGTAGGGAAAGGGAGGTGGGTTGAAGAATCCGACATTCGAAGCCTCAAGTACCTACAAGCTATTGTCAAGGAGACTCACCGGCTTTACCCACCGGCTCCTCTTACAGGTCACATATCAAAAGCTCACGTAATTTGTTGTTTTGTCAAATATCCTTTATCAATCTAGTAAATGTTATCTTGGTTGTGAAAAAATGATGGATGATCAGGAATCCGAGAAGCAAGGGAAGATTGTTCACTTGGAGGATACCATGTTAAGAGAGGCTCACGCTTTCTCGTCAATATCTGGAAACTTCACAGAGATCCTAAGATCTGGCCTGACCCCGAAATTTTCAAGCCTGAGAGGTTCATGGAGGAGAAATCGCTATGTGAAAAGAGCGACTTCGAGTACATCCCGTTTAGTTCAGGAAGAAGGTCGTGTCCAGGGATGAATCTTGGCCTAAGAGTTGTTCACTTAGTGTTGGCTAGGTTGATTCAGGGATTTGAGTTGCATAAAGCGTCTGATGGACCTTTGGATATGGCTGAAGGGC
This genomic interval carries:
- the LOC108861615 gene encoding dimethylnonatriene synthase, whose product is MVILFSSLQFFLFSLVLAISSYIFLRKPSKCEVNSSTIPEPLGALPLLGHLHLLRGRELVCKKLAAMSDKLGPIFSLKLGFYRLVVTNDPEILKDCFTTNDLVLATRPNTAFGRYVGYNNAVLALAPYGDYWRELRKIATVHLFSNQSVEMLGHIRYSEVNEFLKHLYGRSGGTSMVKIDMLFEFLTFNIFLRKMVGKTIGFGKVKSEEWRYKEALKRSEYLAGVFMIGDVIPWLGWLDFAKIGQMKRVFKELDSLITKWLQEHLEKRLRKEKNQEKTIVDLLLDILPEDVVVCGHVRDVIVKATILVLTLTGSDSTSITLTWAISLLLDNPTTLKAAQEEIDNTVGKGRWVEESDIRSLKYLQAIVKETHRLYPPAPLTGIREAREDCSLGGYHVKRGSRFLVNIWKLHRDPKIWPDPEIFKPERFMEEKSLCEKSDFEYIPFSSGRRSCPGMNLGLRVVHLVLARLIQGFELHKASDGPLDMAEGPGVALPKINPVEVVAMPRLEPELYHLL